GATTACATCGAGATGTTCTACAACCCAAAACGCCGACACGGTTTCAACAATCAGCTGTCGCCTGTAGAGTTTGAAAAGCGCTATTTCCAGAGGTTGGAGAGTGTCTAGAAAACCAGGGGCGATTCAGTAAGCGGTCACAGCACGCAGCGGCTTGATGCAGATCAAAGCAGCCACCCCGTGTCGCACTTAGACTCCCCGGTATTGCAAGCCAAACCGGGAACACCCGCATGCTCAACGCCATCCAGTGGGACAGCACCCTGATCCGCCGCTACGACCAAGCTGGCCCTCGCTACACCTCCTACCCGACCGCCGTGCAATTTCATGAACGGGTTAGCCAGTTCGACCTGCTGCATGCCCTGCGCGACAGCCGCAAGGCCCTAAAGCCGCTGTCGCTGTATGTGCACATCCCGTTCTGCGCGCACATCTGCTACTACTGCGCCTGCAACAAGGTAATCACCAAGGATCGCGGGCGCACCCAGCCCTACCTGGAAAAACTTGAGCGCGAAGTGGAGATTATCAGCCGTCATCTGGACCCGCAACAGAAGGTCGAACAGCTGCATTTTGGCGGCGGCACACCGACCTTTCTTAGCCACGATGAACTGCGTCACCTGATGGGCCACCTGCGCCAGCACTTCAACCTGCTGGATGACGACAGCGGCGACTACAGCATCGAAATCGACCCGCGCGAAGCCGACTGGTCAACAATGGGACTGCTCCGCGAGCTGGGTTTCAACCGCGTCAGCCTGGGCGTGCAAGACCTCGATCCGAGCGTGCAACGGGCAGTGAATCGTCTGCAAACCTTGGAGGAAACCCGCGCCATCGTCGAAGCGGCACGCACCCTGCAATTTCGCTCGATAAACATCGACCTGATCTACGGCCTGCCGCTACAAACCCCGGAGCGTTTCGCCCGCACCGTAGCCGAAGTAATTGCCCTGCAACCGGATCGCCTGTCGCTGTTCAACTACGCCCACTTGCCAGAGCGCTTTATGCCGCAGCGGCGGATCAACACCAGCGACTTGCCCAACCCAGGCGATAAGCTGGCCATGCTGCAGGCCAGCATCGAGCAACTGAGCGCTGCCGGTTACCGTTATATCGGCATGGATCACTTCGCCCTGCCCGACGACGAGTTGGCCAGCGCCCAGGAGGATGGCAGCCTGCAGCGCAACTTCCAGGGTTACACCACCCACGGCCATTGCGACCTGATTGGTCTGGGGGTGTCATCAATCAGCCAGATCGGTGACCTGTACTGCCAGAACAACAGCGACTTGAGCAAATATCAGGACAGCCTCGCGCACAGCGAACTGGCCACATTGCGCGGCCTGCACTGCGACGCCGACGACCGCCTGCGCCGAGCCGTAATTCAGCAGTTGATCTGTCATTTCCAGCTGCGCTTCGCCGACATCGAGCAGACTTATGCCATCGATTTTCGCAGTTACTTTGCCGATATCTGGCCGCAACTGCAGCAGATGGCCAGTGATGGGCTGATTGAACTAACGGCTCAGGGCATCGATGTTAAGCCAGCAGGCCGCCTGCTGGTGCGCTCGCTGTGCATGCTGTTTGATCGCTATCTCAGCGAGTTAAATCAGCAGCGCTTTTCTCGGGTGATTTAACAGCCTGCTCACTGGATGAGCGGAGCTACTTCATGACCAGGCTGGCCACTTCCTGCATCTGCTGATCGCTTAGATCCTGCTCGCGCATGGTCTTGATCAGCGTTGCGTTGGCACTGCTCAACGCGCCCTGCAGCGAGGCCAGTTCGCCCTGCAGCGCTTCGATCTTCATGCGTTTAGTTTCAGGGTCGAGGCTCTGATCACTCATCACCTCTTTCAACTCGGCTTTCTTCGCCTCGATCTGCGCCTTGAGCTCGCGGATCATTTTAAGAAGATCCTTGAGCACATCCGGCAGGCTGCGTTCATCAATGTCGCGGTTCTTCTGCGCGGCGGCGGAACGCGCTTTGCCCAGCTCCGACAAGCTCACCCGCAGGCTGTCACGCAGTGCCTGCTGATCCGTCTCGCTGCTCGGCACAGCGCCTTCGGCCGCCACGCTCTTGCGCTCCAGCGCGACGTTCATGCGGCTGCTCAAGCTGGTCAATTCCAAACCCATACGATGCTCCTTGCCGATCATTGAAACCGCCTAATTTATCGGTCGCACCGGATAAAACTTGAACATTCGATCAGACTAGCGTCTTAGTGGCCACCCTCTGCACCCTGCTGTAACCTTACGGCTATTGTGTGTATACCCAGGATCACCAACGATGTCCGAAAGCACCATGTTGCATAGCCCACACCAAGTCCATTGCAAGGATTGCAGCCTGGCGAGTTTGTGCCTGCCGCTGTCGCTGAACCTGGAAGACATGGATGCGCTGGATGACATCGTCAAACGTGGCCGCCCCTTGAAAAAAGGCGAGTTCCTGTTTCGTCAGGGCGACACCTTTAACTCTGTCTTCGCCGTGCGCTCCGGGGCGTTGAAAACCTTCAGTCTGAGCGATAGCGGCGATGAACAAATCACCGGCTTTCACCTGCCCAGCGAGCTAGTAGGACTGTCCGGCATGGACAGCGAAAGCTACCCCGTATCGGCGATTGCCCTGGAAACCACCTCGGTGTGCGAAATCCCGTTCGAACGTCTGGATGAGCTGTCGGTGCAACTGCCGCAGCTGCGGCGCCAGCTGATGCGCGTCATGAGCCGAGAGATCCGCGACGATCAGCAGATGATGCTGTTGCTCTCGAAGAAAACCGCCGACGAGCGCATCGCCACCTTCCTGGTCAACCTCTCGGCGCGTTTCCGTGCCCGCGGCTTCTCGGCCAATCAGTTCCGCTTGGCTATGTCACGCAACGAAATAGGTAACTATTTGGGCCTTGCGGTGGAGACCGTTTCACGGGTATTTACCCGTTTCCAACAGAACAAGCTGCTCGAAGCCGAAGGCAAGGAAGTGCATATTCTCGACCCCATCGAGCTGTGCGCCCTGGCCGGCGGCAACCTCGAGGGCTGACTGACCCGCACAGCGCAGGATCTAGCCGATGAGCTTCGACGAATTCAGCATCAAAACCTTGATCCGACCGGTAGTGGACTTCCCCAAGCCGGGGGTGATCTTTCGCGATATCACCCCGCTGTTTCAGTCGCCACGTGCCCTGCGCATGGTCGCCGACAGTTTTATCCAGCGCTATGTCGAGGCAGACTTCAGCCATATCGGCGCCATGGACGCGCGCGGTTTTCTGATCGGTTCGATCATCGCCTATGAACTGAACAAGCCACTGATTCTGTTCCGCAAGCAGGGCAAGCTACCGGCCGACGTGCTCAGCGAGAGCTATCAAACCGAGTACGGTGAAGCCAAGCTCGAAGTACACGCCGACAGTCTTTGCGAAGGCGATAAAGTGCTGATTTTCGATGACTTGATCGCCACCGGCGGTACCCTACTGGCCGCCGCACAACTGGTTAGGCGCATGGGCGCCAGTATCATTGAGGCCGCCGCGATCATCGATCTGCCTGAACTCGGCGGTTCACAGAAGCTACAGGACAGCGGGATTGCGACTTTCGCCCTAACGACCTTCAGCCTCACTGACCAATAGCCCAACCTTCCCCTCTACGCCCACAACATCTGGGCGTGTACTCGTGCCCAGTCAGGCGTGCACCTGATCGAACGCGTCTACAACTATCCATAAGTTGGCGCAAATCCGGCCGCCCTGGCCAGGAATGACCTCGCCTCAAAAACGCCCTCGGCTAAAGATAAATCACGGCCCAAGACAGCCCAGCCTGTCGATCCGAGCCCCATAACAAGAGCGGTCGCGAATGCGGCCAATATGCCGAGGAGTCGCCCTTATGACAGCCAAACCTACCACCCCAACCGCCAGTTTCCCGGTGCGCCGCATGGACTTCAGCTTTAGCCAAGGCCAGAAATTCTGGTTCGCTGGCGACCCGTTCCTGAGCCACTTTATGAACAACCTGTCGTCGCTGTTCCCCTACGGCGAGAAATTTTTCGTCGACAGCGTGCGGGCTGTACGCGAGAAGGTCAGCGAGCCACAGTTGAAGAAGGACATCAGCGCCTTTATTGGCCAGGAAGCTATGCACTCAAAGGAGCACGCGGCCTACAACGATTACGCAGCCGAGCACGATATCGACCTGGAAACCCTCGAATTACGGATCAAGGTGTTGCTGGAATGGGTGACCAAGATCACCACCAAGAAACAGCGCCTTGCCGCCACCTGCGCGCTGGAACACTTTACCGCGACCATGGCCGAGCAGCTGTTGCAGCGCGAAGACCTAACCACTCAGATGAACGACCCCAAGCTGTATCAGCTGTGGATGTGGCATGCGATCGAGGAGAACGAGCATAAGGCGGTCTGCTACGACGTGTACCAGAAGGTTTATGGCGGCTACTTCACCCGCGTTGGCATGATGGCGATTTCTACGGTGGTGTTCTTCAGCGTGATCGGCTGGTTCCAGCTGCACCTGCTGCGCAAGGATGGTCAGCTATTGAATTGGCGCAGCTGGGGCAAGGGCCTGAAGATGCTATTCGGCCCGCGCAACGGCTTTCTGACCAAGTTGATTCCGTCCTACCTGGACTACTACCGCCCAGGCTTCCACCCTTTCGATCATGACAGCAAAGCGCTGGAACAACGCTGGCGTCAACGCCTGGGCTTCAACTAAGTCCAGAGAGGCCTGACACACCGAGGCATCACGATGCCTCGGTGTTTCTTTCCAGGGTTTTGATTACATGCTCCGCCAAGCCGGAACCGGCCTCACTCATGGTCAGGTAGGTGCGATCGGCCCCGGCTTCCTGAATGCGCTTGGCCATGTCTTCATACAACGCGTGGGATACCACCAAGCCACTGAAACCGCGCTCACGCAGCTTTTGCGTGGCAATCACCTTGGTCTCTTCGTCGTTGAGGGTCAGGATCACCGCATCAACCCCGCTCATATCCAAGTGCTGCCAAAACACCGGGTCCTCGCCATCGGCAAACAACACCCTGCGTCCAGCCACCTTGCCCTGCTCGATCACCACCGGGTCAGAATCCAACCCAACCACGCGATAACCTTGCTCCTTTAGATAGTCATAAGCGGCACGCCCAGTGCGCCCCATACCCATCACCAAGGTCTGAGTGTCACCCAGAGACAGCGGCTGCTCATCGGGGTGGCGAATATTGCGTTCGAGAGGAATCAGGCGCCTGGCAAAACGCTCGTAAAGCGGGTGGGCGATGCGATTGAGTGGTGCTGAGATAACAAATGACAGCGCCACCGTAATCGCCAATGGAATCAACCATTGCGGCATTACCACACTGGCCATGATCAGACCGAACTCGCTGTAATTGGTAAGGCTGACACTCGTGAGAAAAGCACTGCGCGCACGCAAGCGAAAGAGCAGAAACAGAAAGAAGAACAACACACCTTTTAGCGGCAACAACAGCGTCATAACCAGGGCGAAAATCAGCGCATCAGCATCGGGCAGCCCGCCCATGCCGATCTGCAGAAAGAAGCCAACGAGGAATACTTCTTTGATGCCCCAAAGCGAGTTGGACAGTTCCGTCGCGCGCTTATGTTTTGCCAGCAGCGCACCAAATGCCAGGGCACCCAGTTCGGCACTCAACCCCAACTGTTCAAACCCATAACCGCCGGCCACCAGCGCCAACATTAAACCCAACAACAGCATCAACTCTTCGTGACCGCTGGCATCAAGCAAACGGAATAACAACGGACGTAGCAAGGGCAAGCCAAACACCAGCAGGGCCCAAGGCGAAGGTAAATCCCCAGCAGCCAGGCTCATTACCAGCAAAGCGATCATGTCCTGTATAACCAGCACTCCAATCGCCACGCGACCGTGAAATGCACGCAGTTCACGTTTACTTTCGAGCACTTTGGCCGCCAGCACTGTGCTGGAAAACGACAAAGCAATCGCCAGTAATAAGCACTGA
This sequence is a window from Pseudomonas leptonychotis. Protein-coding genes within it:
- a CDS encoding IS3 family transposase, which encodes DYIEMFYNPKRRHGFNNQLSPVEFEKRYFQRLESV
- the hemN gene encoding oxygen-independent coproporphyrinogen III oxidase, which codes for MLNAIQWDSTLIRRYDQAGPRYTSYPTAVQFHERVSQFDLLHALRDSRKALKPLSLYVHIPFCAHICYYCACNKVITKDRGRTQPYLEKLEREVEIISRHLDPQQKVEQLHFGGGTPTFLSHDELRHLMGHLRQHFNLLDDDSGDYSIEIDPREADWSTMGLLRELGFNRVSLGVQDLDPSVQRAVNRLQTLEETRAIVEAARTLQFRSINIDLIYGLPLQTPERFARTVAEVIALQPDRLSLFNYAHLPERFMPQRRINTSDLPNPGDKLAMLQASIEQLSAAGYRYIGMDHFALPDDELASAQEDGSLQRNFQGYTTHGHCDLIGLGVSSISQIGDLYCQNNSDLSKYQDSLAHSELATLRGLHCDADDRLRRAVIQQLICHFQLRFADIEQTYAIDFRSYFADIWPQLQQMASDGLIELTAQGIDVKPAGRLLVRSLCMLFDRYLSELNQQRFSRVI
- a CDS encoding DUF1931 family protein, whose amino-acid sequence is MGLELTSLSSRMNVALERKSVAAEGAVPSSETDQQALRDSLRVSLSELGKARSAAAQKNRDIDERSLPDVLKDLLKMIRELKAQIEAKKAELKEVMSDQSLDPETKRMKIEALQGELASLQGALSSANATLIKTMREQDLSDQQMQEVASLVMK
- the fnr gene encoding fumarate/nitrate reduction transcriptional regulator Fnr, translated to MSESTMLHSPHQVHCKDCSLASLCLPLSLNLEDMDALDDIVKRGRPLKKGEFLFRQGDTFNSVFAVRSGALKTFSLSDSGDEQITGFHLPSELVGLSGMDSESYPVSAIALETTSVCEIPFERLDELSVQLPQLRRQLMRVMSREIRDDQQMMLLLSKKTADERIATFLVNLSARFRARGFSANQFRLAMSRNEIGNYLGLAVETVSRVFTRFQQNKLLEAEGKEVHILDPIELCALAGGNLEG
- a CDS encoding adenine phosphoribosyltransferase; the protein is MSFDEFSIKTLIRPVVDFPKPGVIFRDITPLFQSPRALRMVADSFIQRYVEADFSHIGAMDARGFLIGSIIAYELNKPLILFRKQGKLPADVLSESYQTEYGEAKLEVHADSLCEGDKVLIFDDLIATGGTLLAAAQLVRRMGASIIEAAAIIDLPELGGSQKLQDSGIATFALTTFSLTDQ
- a CDS encoding metal-dependent hydrolase: MTAKPTTPTASFPVRRMDFSFSQGQKFWFAGDPFLSHFMNNLSSLFPYGEKFFVDSVRAVREKVSEPQLKKDISAFIGQEAMHSKEHAAYNDYAAEHDIDLETLELRIKVLLEWVTKITTKKQRLAATCALEHFTATMAEQLLQREDLTTQMNDPKLYQLWMWHAIEENEHKAVCYDVYQKVYGGYFTRVGMMAISTVVFFSVIGWFQLHLLRKDGQLLNWRSWGKGLKMLFGPRNGFLTKLIPSYLDYYRPGFHPFDHDSKALEQRWRQRLGFN
- a CDS encoding cation:proton antiporter family protein is translated as MIEAAWIAFAFAMGLAARAVGLPPLVGYLGAGFALAAVGERLGIDPHESGALQHIAHLGVLLLLFTVGLKLKASNLLRREVFGGGLLHFAISSVVFLPAILLLLELPWYQCLLLAIALSFSSTVLAAKVLESKRELRAFHGRVAIGVLVIQDMIALLVMSLAAGDLPSPWALLVFGLPLLRPLLFRLLDASGHEELMLLLGLMLALVAGGYGFEQLGLSAELGALAFGALLAKHKRATELSNSLWGIKEVFLVGFFLQIGMGGLPDADALIFALVMTLLLPLKGVLFFFLFLLFRLRARSAFLTSVSLTNYSEFGLIMASVVMPQWLIPLAITVALSFVISAPLNRIAHPLYERFARRLIPLERNIRHPDEQPLSLGDTQTLVMGMGRTGRAAYDYLKEQGYRVVGLDSDPVVIEQGKVAGRRVLFADGEDPVFWQHLDMSGVDAVILTLNDEETKVIATQKLRERGFSGLVVSHALYEDMAKRIQEAGADRTYLTMSEAGSGLAEHVIKTLERNTEAS